From a region of the Gordonia sp. PP30 genome:
- a CDS encoding class I tRNA ligase family protein, whose product MSNAEAAPGHRYTAQTAGDIESRWQEYWTAQQTFAAPNPVGPLAGDFSAFSGSGPDAPDKLFVQDMFPYPSGAGLHVGHPLGFIASDVYARFQRMAGRNVLHTMGFDSFGLPAEQYAVQTGTHPRTTTEANIERYLQQIRRLGLGHDERRRVATTDVDFYRWTQWIFLQIYNAWFDAEANKARPISELIAEFDSGARTLGDGRVWSELDDAARSEVLDSYRLVYLSDSLVNWCPGLGTVLANEEVTADGKSERGNFPVFRKNLRQWMMRITAYSDRLLDDLDLLDWPEKVKTMQRNWIGRSRGARVKFPLRPRVVAGSATHAQGQAVPAIPPLVEPGRDEGAARVETSIEVFTTRPDTLFGASYMVLAPEHELVDQIVADAWPDDPSTGSGIDARWTGGAADPKAAIASYRASIAAKSDLERQENKEKTGVFTGAYATNPVNGEPLPVFIADYVLLGYGTGAIMAVPAHDERDYEFATAFGLPIREVIGSDEGVADKAFTGDGPLVNSGFLDGLRVDEAKAAIVEHLESEGTGVGTVQFKLRDWLFARQRYWGEPFPIVYDEHGAPVALPETMLPIELPEVADYAPVAFDPDDADSRPSPPLAKATEWVTVDLDLGDGLQRYTRDTNVMPQWAGSSWYQLRYIDPTNEETLCAKENEAYWMGPRPALHGANDPGGLDLYIGGVEHAVLHLLYSRFWHKVLFDLGYVTSREPYRRLFNQGMIQAYAYTDARGVYVPAEEVVERGGKYFYGDEEVSQEYGKMGKSLKNSVAPDDICRDYGADTLRVYEMSMGPLDQSRPWATKDVVGAQRFLQRVWRLVVDEETGDVRVSDSEPTGDDLKALHRTIAGVRDDYDGLRMNTAGAKLIELTNHLTKSYPGGAPRAVVEPLVLMLAPLAPHLAEELWNRLGHKGSLAHGPFPEVDESYLVEDTVEVPVQVKGKVRSRIQVAADAAEATVVAAALADEKIAALLDGEPRKVIYVPGRMVNIVP is encoded by the coding sequence GTGAGCAATGCCGAAGCCGCCCCGGGGCACCGTTACACCGCACAGACCGCCGGTGACATCGAAAGCCGCTGGCAGGAGTACTGGACCGCCCAGCAGACCTTCGCCGCGCCGAACCCCGTCGGACCACTCGCCGGGGACTTCTCCGCGTTCTCCGGCTCCGGCCCGGATGCGCCGGACAAGCTCTTCGTGCAGGACATGTTCCCCTACCCCTCCGGCGCCGGCCTGCATGTCGGGCACCCGCTGGGCTTCATCGCGTCCGACGTCTACGCGCGCTTCCAGCGCATGGCCGGCCGCAACGTGCTGCACACCATGGGCTTCGACTCGTTCGGCCTGCCCGCCGAGCAGTACGCGGTGCAGACCGGCACGCACCCGCGGACCACCACCGAGGCGAACATCGAGCGCTACCTGCAGCAGATCCGTCGTCTCGGCCTCGGCCACGACGAACGACGCCGCGTGGCCACCACCGACGTCGACTTCTACCGCTGGACGCAGTGGATCTTCCTGCAGATCTACAACGCCTGGTTCGATGCCGAGGCGAACAAGGCTCGTCCGATCTCCGAGCTGATCGCCGAATTCGATTCCGGCGCAAGGACTCTCGGCGACGGCCGGGTGTGGTCCGAGCTGGACGACGCCGCGCGCAGCGAGGTACTCGACTCGTACCGGCTCGTCTACCTGAGCGATTCGCTGGTCAACTGGTGCCCCGGCCTGGGCACCGTGCTGGCCAACGAGGAGGTGACCGCCGACGGCAAGAGCGAGCGCGGCAACTTCCCGGTCTTCCGGAAGAACCTGCGCCAGTGGATGATGCGGATCACCGCGTACTCCGACCGCCTGCTCGACGACCTCGATCTGCTGGACTGGCCGGAGAAGGTCAAGACCATGCAGCGCAACTGGATCGGCCGTTCGCGCGGTGCGCGGGTCAAATTCCCCCTTCGACCGCGTGTCGTCGCAGGCTCCGCCACGCATGCTCAGGGCCAGGCCGTTCCCGCGATCCCTCCGCTCGTTGAGCCGGGACGCGACGAAGGAGCGGCCCGTGTCGAAACGTCCATCGAGGTGTTCACGACCCGCCCGGACACGCTGTTCGGCGCGTCGTACATGGTGCTGGCGCCCGAGCACGAGCTGGTCGATCAGATCGTCGCCGACGCGTGGCCCGACGACCCTTCGACGGGTTCGGGGATCGATGCGCGCTGGACCGGCGGGGCGGCCGATCCGAAGGCCGCGATCGCGTCGTACCGGGCGTCGATCGCCGCCAAGAGCGACCTGGAGCGGCAGGAGAACAAGGAGAAGACCGGCGTCTTCACCGGTGCCTATGCCACCAATCCGGTCAACGGTGAGCCGCTGCCCGTCTTCATCGCAGACTACGTGCTGCTCGGCTACGGCACCGGCGCCATCATGGCGGTGCCCGCGCACGACGAGCGCGACTACGAGTTCGCGACCGCCTTCGGGCTGCCGATCCGCGAGGTGATCGGTAGTGACGAGGGCGTCGCCGACAAGGCCTTCACTGGTGACGGCCCGCTGGTCAACAGTGGTTTCCTCGATGGATTGCGGGTCGACGAGGCCAAGGCCGCGATCGTCGAGCACCTGGAATCGGAGGGCACGGGAGTGGGCACCGTGCAGTTCAAACTGCGCGACTGGCTCTTTGCGCGGCAGCGCTACTGGGGCGAGCCCTTCCCCATCGTGTACGACGAGCACGGTGCGCCGGTCGCGTTGCCGGAGACCATGCTCCCCATCGAGTTGCCGGAGGTGGCCGACTACGCGCCGGTCGCCTTCGATCCGGACGACGCCGACAGCCGTCCGTCTCCCCCGCTGGCCAAGGCCACCGAGTGGGTCACCGTCGATCTGGACCTGGGCGACGGCCTGCAGCGCTACACCCGCGACACCAACGTGATGCCGCAGTGGGCCGGCAGCTCCTGGTACCAGCTGCGCTACATCGACCCGACCAACGAAGAAACGTTGTGCGCCAAGGAGAACGAGGCGTACTGGATGGGTCCGCGGCCGGCGCTGCACGGCGCGAACGATCCGGGTGGCCTGGACCTGTACATCGGCGGCGTGGAGCACGCGGTGCTGCACCTGCTGTACTCGCGCTTCTGGCACAAGGTGCTCTTCGACCTGGGGTATGTGACCAGCCGTGAGCCGTACCGCCGGCTGTTCAATCAGGGCATGATCCAGGCGTACGCCTACACCGACGCGCGCGGCGTGTACGTGCCGGCCGAGGAGGTCGTCGAGCGCGGCGGCAAGTACTTCTACGGCGATGAGGAGGTGTCGCAGGAGTACGGGAAGATGGGCAAGTCGCTGAAGAATTCCGTTGCGCCAGATGACATCTGCCGCGACTACGGCGCCGATACCCTCCGCGTCTACGAGATGTCGATGGGTCCGCTGGACCAGTCACGGCCGTGGGCTACGAAGGATGTCGTCGGCGCCCAGCGGTTCCTGCAGCGCGTGTGGCGCCTGGTGGTCGACGAGGAGACCGGCGACGTGCGGGTGTCCGACTCGGAGCCGACCGGCGACGACCTCAAGGCGCTGCATCGGACGATCGCCGGGGTCCGCGACGACTACGACGGCCTCCGGATGAACACCGCGGGCGCCAAGCTGATCGAGCTGACCAACCATCTGACCAAGAGCTACCCGGGTGGTGCCCCGCGCGCGGTGGTGGAACCGCTGGTCCTGATGCTCGCTCCGCTGGCCCCGCATCTCGCCGAGGAACTCTGGAATCGACTGGGTCACAAGGGTTCTCTCGCGCACGGCCCGTTCCCGGAGGTCGATGAGAGCTACCTGGTGGAGGACACCGTCGAGGTGCCGGTCCAGGTGAAGGGCAAGGTGCGCAGCCGGATCCAGGTGGCCGCCGACGCCGCCGAGGCCACCGTGGTCGCCGCTGCGCTGGCCGACGAGAAGATCGCCGCCCTCCTCGACGGCGAGCCTCGCAAGGTGATCTACGTCCCCGGTCGGATGGTCAACATCGTGCCGTAG
- a CDS encoding SdpI family protein: MYAVSVIAAVLVFVLAAVWLFVGVAGLTGTLPGNRWVGVRTKETIASKDAWTLAHRVAAPGFLGGALALILGGLLSLFAAGGVFYALGGLVLGLLAVSVVSGVAIRAAQTVPAPDDATGGCSSDCCSSDTAGTPSEQSCAAEAGDPAAECGESSCGSCALSGMCLPETQAESGQAR, encoded by the coding sequence GTGTACGCCGTGTCCGTGATCGCCGCAGTTCTGGTCTTCGTCCTCGCCGCCGTCTGGCTGTTCGTGGGCGTGGCAGGCCTGACCGGCACCCTCCCCGGCAACCGCTGGGTGGGTGTGCGGACCAAGGAGACGATCGCGTCGAAAGACGCCTGGACGCTGGCCCACCGGGTGGCCGCGCCCGGCTTCCTGGGCGGAGCGCTGGCCCTGATCCTCGGCGGGCTGCTGTCGCTGTTCGCGGCCGGCGGCGTGTTCTACGCGCTGGGCGGGCTGGTCCTCGGTCTGCTGGCGGTGTCGGTGGTCAGCGGCGTCGCGATCCGCGCCGCCCAGACCGTTCCGGCGCCGGACGACGCCACCGGCGGCTGCTCCAGCGACTGCTGTTCCAGTGACACGGCCGGCACGCCATCGGAACAGAGCTGCGCCGCCGAGGCCGGCGATCCGGCGGCGGAATGCGGCGAGTCGAGTTGCGGGTCGTGCGC